One genomic window of Chanos chanos chromosome 13, fChaCha1.1, whole genome shotgun sequence includes the following:
- the tmem243a gene encoding transmembrane protein 243, with the protein MSAVGWGRAERLAGPHDQDLSPLSPTANMDDFTTRTYGTGTLDNRPLFGETSARDRIVNLAVGGFTSLLVMVTIISSFLFPASPPRALNIFFSVCIVMICSSVLILIFWYRQGDLEPKFRKLIYYSISSVVLLCLCANLYFHDVGR; encoded by the exons ATGAGTGCGGTGGGCTGGGGGAGAGCTGAGAGATTAGCCGGTCCTCATGACCAGGACCTTAGTCCACTCAGCCCCACGGCTAACATGGACGACTTCACCACACGCACCTATGGCACCGGCACACTGGACAACAGACCCCTGTTCGGAGAAACGTCGGCCCgg GACAGAATAGTAAACCTTGCTGTCGGTGGATTCACTTCACTGCTCGTGATG GTGACCATCATCAGCTCCTTTCTCTTTCCCGCCTCACCCCCCAGAGCTCTGAACATTTTCTTCAGCGTGTGTATCGTCATGATCTGCTCGTCCGTGCTGATTCTG atATTCTGGTACCGTCAGGGAGACCTGGAGCCCAAGTTCAGGAAGCTCATCTACTACAGCATATCATCCGTGGTCCTGCTCTGCCTGTGTGCCAATTTGTATTTCCATGATGTCGGAAGATGA
- the elapor2a gene encoding UPF0577 protein KIAA1324-like has product MSAQECTQCAAGTYSLGSGIRFDEWDEIPAGFSSLATYMDNGPHREDGLSCTSSSWVPQGSYLESNRDECSVSLIYAVHLKKQGSVSFDYQFVDNNIFFEFFIQNDQCQEMDQTSDNKWIKLTSNGEWGTHTVSLQSGTNILYWRTTGVTVGTKVVKPVLLKNIQIEGVAYTSECFPCKPGTFSRAPGSSSCEPCPRDTYSSRGASSCTPCNTTTHYASEGSSQCRPRPPCGKRDYFQIHTTCDEEGKTQLIYKWIEPKVCLEDLPGAVTLPPSGEREPCPPCNPGYFNNNTATCTPCPTGTYSDGVKACQPCPAGTEPALGYEYKWWNVLPPNMKTSCFNVGNSKCDGMNGWEVAGDHIRSGTGGSDNDYLILNLKVPGFRLPTSVTETSSNEYGRITFVFETICSADCELYFMMDVNRRSTNVVESWEGRKEKQSYTHVMTRNASVSYTWAFQRTNQAKDVRQYVTDVVKIYSITVVNALDGLASSCRACAMGSQRAGSSCVPCPAGHYIHRDTSQCRECPPNTFLSGHHIYGREACQPCGPGSKSDKEHRVCFSDCVFSHTERNLTLQYDFSALSQAGSIMNGPSFTSKGTKYYHFFNISLCGAEGHKAAICSDNVTDLSNKDSHSEEEPELTNSVESFICQSTIIPSDGRGFRTALSSQSISLADTFLGVTVEKSLGGVTAQPDLFSSPSKKVPDVNLFYRSTEATSSCDKGRNAVVTLRCNPDKTSRGDLAVPSQCPAGTCDGCTFHFLWESASACPHCTEADYHEIEGACKGGVQDTLYVWNEPKLCTGGVSLPGKRTLACETMDFWLKVGAGLGSFCALLLISLTCYFWKKNKKLEYKYSRLVMSANKECELPAADSCAIMEGEGEEVEEEVVYSSKPSLLGKLKAIATKGNEQSGESVQLSSTQPQRWVWG; this is encoded by the exons ATGTCTGCTCAGGAGTGCACTCAGTGTGCAGCAGGAACATATTCCCTTGGCAGCGGAATCCGCTTTGACGAATGGGACGAGATTCCGGCTGGATTCAGTAGCTTAGCAACCTACATGGACAATGGACCACACAGAGAAGATGGTCTTTCCTGCACCAG TTCGTCCTGGGTCCCCCAGGGCAGTTACCTGGAGTCAAACAGAGATGAGTGCAGTGTCTCTCTGATCTATGCAGTGCACCTGAAGAAGCAGGGCTCCGTGTCTTTTGACTACCAGTTTGTGGACAACAACATCTTTTTCGAGTTCTTT ATTCAGAATGACCAGTGTCAGGAGATGGACCAGACTTCAGATAACAAGTGGATAAAACTCACCAGCAACGGAGAGTGGGGCACGCACACA GTGAGTCTGCAGTCAGGCACTAACATCCTGTACTGGAGGACCACAGGTGTTACCGTGGGGACTAAGGTGGTGAAACCAGTCTTACTGAAGAACATTCAGATTGAAG gtgttGCGTACACGTCTGAGTGTTTCCCCTGTAAGCCTGGTACGTTCAGCAGAGCCCCTGGCTCCTCCTCCTGTGAGCCCTGTCCTAGAGACACTTACTCAAGCAGAGGGGCCAGCTCCTGCACACCCTGTAACACAACTACACACTACgcct cTGAGGGCTCCAGTCAGTGTAGGCCTCGTCCTCCCTGTGGGAAGAGAGATTATTTCCAGATCCACACCACATGTGATGAGGAAGGAAAG ACCCAACTCATCTATAAGTGGATAGAGCCCAAGGTTTGTCTGGAGGATCTGCCTGGGGCTGTAACACTGCCCCCTTCTGGTGAACGTGAGCCGTGTCCACCCTGTAACCCTGGTTACTTTAACAACAACACCGCCACCTGTACTCCCTGTCCTACCGGAACCTACTCAGATGGGGTCAAAG catgcCAGCCGTGCCCCGCGGGCACAGAGCCCGCCCTGGGCTACGAGTACAAGTGGTGGAACGTCCTGCCCCCCAACATGAAGACGTCCTGTTTCAACGTGGGCAACTCCAAATGCGACGGCATGAACG gctggGAGGTTGCCGGAGACCATATCCGCAGTGGAACAGGGGGCTCTGATAATGACTACCTCATTCTCAACCTGAAAGTACCTGGATTCAG GCTGCCCACTTCAGTCACTGAAACAAGCAGTAATGAATATGGACGAATCACCTTTGTGTTCGAAACCATCTGTTCAGCTGACTGTGAGCTCTACTTCATGATG GACGTGAACAGGAGGAGCACAAACGTGGTGGAGTCTTGGGAGGGCAGGAAGGAGAAACAATCCTACACACACGTCATGACCCGGAACGCCTCAGTGTCCTACACGTGGGCTTTCCAACGGACCAACCAGGCTAAGGac gtgcGTCAGTATGTGACTGACGTGGTGAAGATTTACTCCATCACTGTGGTGAATGCCCTGGATGGGTTGGCATCATCCTGTCGAGCCTGTGCCATGGGCAGTCAGAGGGCAGGCTCCTCCTGTGTGCCCTGCCCTGCCGGACActacatccacagagacaccaGCCAGTGCCGCGAGTGCCCGCCTAACACCTTCCTCTCTGGGCACCACATCTACGGCAGAGAGGCCTGCCAACCCTGCGGCCCTGGCAGCAAGAGCGATAAG GAGCATCGCGTGTGTTTCAGCgactgtgtgttctctcacactgagCGAAATCTGACTCTACAGTATGACTTCAGTGCTTTGAGTCAAGCAGGCTCAATCATGAATGGACCCAGCTTCACCTCCAAAGGCACCAAGTATTACCACTTCTTCAACATCAGTCTGTGTGGagcagag GGTCACAAGGCAGCAATCTGTTCAGATAATGTGACAGATTTGTCCAATAAGGATTCCCACAGTGAAGAGGAACCTGAACTAACCAACTCAGTGGAGAGCTTCATCTGTCAATCAACCATAATCCCCTCAGATGGGCGGGGCTTCAGGACAGCTCTGTCCTCCCAGTCCATCAGCCTGGCTGACACATTCCTGG GAGTCACAGTGGAGAAGTCTCTCGGAGGTGTGACAGCTCAACCAGacctcttctcctccccctcaAAGAAAGTTCCAGATGTCAACCTCTTCTACCG CTCCACTGAAGCGACGTCATCGTGTGATAAAGGCAGAAACGCTGTGGTCACTCTGCGCTGTAACCCAGACAAAACCAGCAGAGGAGACTTAGCAGTGCCCAG TCAGTGCCCAGCGGGTACATGTGATGGCTGCACCTTTCACTTCTTATGGGAGAGTGCCAGCGCATGCCCACACTGCACTGAGGCTGACTACCACGAGATAGAAGGAGCGTGCAAAGGAGGAGTACAG gacaCTCTGTACGTGTGGAACGAGCCCAAGCTCTGTACAGGTGGTGTGTCTTTGCCCGGAAAGAGAACATTAGCATGTGAGACGATGGATTTCTGGCTGAAGGTCGGAGCAGGTCTGGGGTCATTCTGTGCTCttctcctcatctccctcacctgctACTTTTGGAAGAAGAATAAAAA GCTGGAGTATAAGTACTCGCGGCTGGTGATGTCAGCCAATAAGGAGTGTGAGTTGCCGGCAGCAGACAGCTGTGCCATCATGGAGGGGGAGGgcgaggaggtggaggaggaggttgtTTACTCCAGTAAACCCTCACTACTGGGTAAACTGAAGGCCATCGCCACAAAG